Genomic DNA from Bifidobacterium sp. ESL0769:
AACCCATCCATTAAGAGTCAGCAAGGGCTATCAAGCCAAGGGAAATGAGTAGCAATGGGCAACCATTCTGAAACAGAGGATATCGCGGGCACGCAAGACGATGCCATCGATTTGGCAAGCCTCGAACGTGACGAGTACGGCTTTCCTGGCCCCATGCGGGATAGCTTGGTCGAGTCGATTCTTGAGGGACGCAAAACGAGAACGACCTCATTGCTTGCCGAATACCAGCACGACCATGAACCATTGCCGCAGGTTGGAAAGCTGGCTGTGGTGGTTGATTCCGAAGACAAGCCGGTATGTGTGACCCGGCTGATGGAAGTCGAGGTCTGTAAAATCAGCGACATCACCGATGAACATGCCCGCGGCGAAGGCGAAGACTACGACGATGTGGCAGGCTGGCGCAAGGCGCATGAGCAGTTTTGGGAAAGTGACGAATTCCGGGAAGAAATGGGTGACCCCAACTTCAAGATCAATGACGATACTGAGGTCGTCTGTGAGCGCTTCAGCGTGGTCAAGCGACTTTGAATGGGATAATGGCCGGTCATGAGGCCGACAGAACCGAGTTCCAATTAAATAGGGAAGCGCTGCCCAAGGCTCGCGCTATGGTGGACGCCGGATTTAGTGTATAGCAGTATCCGCTGGATAGAGACTCGTAGCGTCTTTTATGAGAAGAGCAGCGAGCGAAACTGCAGCGGACGGAGTAGGAGTTCGGTTGAGTAGTGAGCCACGATTGCAGGAAGAGCCGCGTGAAGGCGTCCCTGAGGTGACCGATACGCTCGATGGATTCCGCGAGGCCTGCGACAGGTTAGCAGCAGGTAGTGGTTCACTTGCCGCCGATGCCGAACGAGCCTCAGGCTATCGTTACGGCCATGAGGACTGGCTGGTGCAATTCAAACGCACCGGTTCCGGTATTGTTCTTCTTGATCCGATAGCCCTCAACAAAGCTGGCGCAAACTGGAACGAATTTAATCGTGCGGTCGGCGATGCCACGTGGATTATCCACGATTCCCTGCAGGATTTGCCCGGCTTCACCGATCTTTGTATGAAGGTTCGCAATCTTTTCGATACTGAAATTGCCGCCAGGCTGCTTGGGCTCAAGCGTTTCGGCTTGGCAGCAGTCACCGAACATTATCTAGGTATTACATTAGCCAAGGAACATTCCGCAGCCGATTGGTCGTATCGTCCGTTACCGCGGGATTGGCGCAATTACGCGGCTCTCGACGTCGAGCTATTAATCGAACTCGAAGCGAAAATGCGCGCTGACCTCAAAAAAGCCGGCAAAATGGAATGGGCCAACGAGGAATTCAGCCATGCGTTGGCAGAGGGTACGGGCCCGCAACCCGGGCATCCGGTGCCATGGATGCGCATTTCCCATTTCACCGCACTCGGCCACGATAGGCGAGGTCAGGCCGTCGCCAAAGCCCTCTGGGAGAAACGAGACGAACTCGCCTGCGAACACGACATCGCTCCGACATTGCTTCTAAGCGACGCTGCGATCATCGAGGCCGCCCAGAAGAAGCCACACAACGCTCGCCAGTTCCGTGCCATCCGCAGCCTCAACGAGCGGGTGCGCATCCACATGGGCAATGAACAGGACAAGATGTTTGAGCGTTACGCTCCCATCCAGCGTTCCATCAAGCCAAGTGTATGGAAAGATACCATCCAACAAGCCTTGAAATTGAAGCCGAAAGACTGGCCGGAACCCCCGGCGCCTCCGCAAGAGGCCCAGGCCAACGCGCCGCGGTCGATGAAATACTGGTCTGTCCATCACCCGGACCGCTTTTCCCGGCTCAAGAAAGTACGTGCCGTCATCGCCCAGATCGCAGAGGATACGAGGACACCGCCAGACGTGGTCATCAAGCCGCA
This window encodes:
- a CDS encoding ASCH domain-containing protein yields the protein MGNHSETEDIAGTQDDAIDLASLERDEYGFPGPMRDSLVESILEGRKTRTTSLLAEYQHDHEPLPQVGKLAVVVDSEDKPVCVTRLMEVEVCKISDITDEHARGEGEDYDDVAGWRKAHEQFWESDEFREEMGDPNFKINDDTEVVCERFSVVKRL
- a CDS encoding HRDC domain-containing protein, with amino-acid sequence MRRAASETAADGVGVRLSSEPRLQEEPREGVPEVTDTLDGFREACDRLAAGSGSLAADAERASGYRYGHEDWLVQFKRTGSGIVLLDPIALNKAGANWNEFNRAVGDATWIIHDSLQDLPGFTDLCMKVRNLFDTEIAARLLGLKRFGLAAVTEHYLGITLAKEHSAADWSYRPLPRDWRNYAALDVELLIELEAKMRADLKKAGKMEWANEEFSHALAEGTGPQPGHPVPWMRISHFTALGHDRRGQAVAKALWEKRDELACEHDIAPTLLLSDAAIIEAAQKKPHNARQFRAIRSLNERVRIHMGNEQDKMFERYAPIQRSIKPSVWKDTIQQALKLKPKDWPEPPAPPQEAQANAPRSMKYWSVHHPDRFSRLKKVRAVIAQIAEDTRTPPDVVIKPQIIRNLCWQDNAAELDIPEFLREQGARQWQIALVSESVSRVII